In Priestia megaterium NBRC 15308 = ATCC 14581, the following proteins share a genomic window:
- a CDS encoding L-lactate dehydrogenase, protein MKTQFTPKTRKVAVIGTGFVGSSYAFSMVNQGIANELVLIDMNKEKAEGEARDINHGMPFATPMKIWAGDYKDCADADLVVITAGANQAPGETRLDLVEKNVKIFECIVKDIMNSGFDGIILVATNPVDILAHVTQKVSGLPNERVIGSGTILDTARFRYLLSDYFEVDSRNVHAYIMGEHGDTEFPVWSHAQIGGVKLEHFINTAAIEKEPDMQHLFEQTRDAAYHIINRKGATYYGIAMGLVRITKAILDDENSILTVSALLEGQYGISDVYIGVPAIINKNGVRQIIELNLTPHEQQQLEHSASILKQTRDRAFV, encoded by the coding sequence ATGAAAACACAATTTACACCAAAAACACGAAAAGTTGCCGTTATCGGAACTGGTTTTGTGGGCTCAAGCTACGCTTTTTCAATGGTGAATCAAGGTATTGCCAATGAATTAGTGTTAATCGATATGAACAAAGAAAAAGCAGAAGGTGAAGCACGTGATATCAATCATGGAATGCCATTTGCCACACCGATGAAAATCTGGGCTGGAGATTATAAAGACTGTGCTGACGCTGATTTAGTAGTTATTACAGCGGGCGCTAATCAAGCTCCAGGGGAAACACGCTTAGATCTAGTTGAAAAAAACGTTAAAATTTTTGAATGCATTGTAAAAGATATTATGAACAGCGGATTTGACGGCATCATTTTAGTGGCAACAAATCCAGTTGATATTCTCGCACACGTTACACAAAAAGTATCAGGATTACCAAACGAACGGGTAATTGGTTCAGGAACGATTCTTGACACAGCTCGCTTCCGCTACTTGTTAAGCGACTATTTCGAAGTAGATTCTCGCAACGTCCACGCTTATATTATGGGGGAACATGGAGATACGGAATTTCCTGTTTGGAGCCACGCGCAAATTGGCGGTGTGAAGCTCGAACATTTTATCAATACTGCCGCTATTGAAAAAGAACCCGATATGCAGCATCTATTCGAACAAACCCGCGATGCGGCTTACCATATTATTAATCGAAAAGGAGCGACTTATTACGGAATTGCAATGGGGCTTGTACGCATTACCAAGGCTATTTTAGATGATGAAAATTCTATTTTAACAGTATCTGCTTTATTAGAAGGACAATACGGTATTTCTGATGTGTATATCGGCGTACCAGCTATCATTAATAAAAACGGCGTGCGTCAAATTATTGAATTGAATTTAACCCCTCACGAACAGCAGCAGCTCGAGCACTCTGCTAGCATTCTTAAGCAAACTCGCGACAGAGCTTTTGTGTAA
- a CDS encoding cation diffusion facilitator family transporter — MENYYEQAQKGAWVSILSYIFLSTCKLIIAGVTASSALKADGLNNVTDIIASIAVLVGLKISKKPRDNDHPYGHSRAEHISSLIASFIMMVIGLEVLVDAGQSLFMDKSEAPNLLAAWVGLGAAAVMGGVYRYNIKLAKKLDSQSLYAVAKDNLSDALVSIGAVVGIFGSQFGLPWLDVVAAFAVGIIICKTAIEIFKEAAHSLTDGFDEEKLGHYKESIELVEGVKEVEDVKARKLGNQVVIDVTVKVDPHLNVIKSHEIADQIEHIMNDEHQIKDTLVHIEPDAYEKQK, encoded by the coding sequence ATGGAGAACTACTATGAGCAAGCCCAAAAAGGCGCTTGGGTTAGTATCTTATCATATATCTTTTTATCGACATGTAAACTTATCATTGCGGGTGTCACCGCTTCCTCTGCATTAAAAGCCGACGGTCTTAATAATGTTACAGATATTATTGCATCAATTGCCGTCTTAGTCGGCTTAAAAATCTCTAAAAAACCTCGCGATAATGATCATCCCTATGGACATTCCAGAGCGGAACATATCTCTTCACTTATTGCTTCTTTTATCATGATGGTAATCGGACTAGAAGTATTGGTCGATGCGGGTCAGTCATTATTTATGGACAAATCTGAAGCGCCTAATTTACTGGCTGCTTGGGTAGGTCTTGGAGCGGCTGCTGTTATGGGTGGTGTCTACCGATATAATATTAAGCTTGCTAAAAAACTTGATAGCCAGTCTTTATATGCGGTTGCTAAAGATAATTTGTCTGATGCACTTGTGAGTATAGGGGCTGTCGTGGGAATTTTCGGCTCACAATTCGGCCTGCCCTGGCTGGACGTGGTAGCTGCTTTTGCTGTGGGAATTATTATTTGTAAAACAGCCATTGAGATTTTTAAAGAAGCGGCTCATTCTTTAACGGACGGATTTGATGAAGAAAAGTTAGGGCACTACAAAGAAAGCATCGAGCTTGTAGAAGGTGTAAAAGAAGTAGAAGATGTGAAAGCGCGCAAGCTTGGTAATCAAGTCGTGATTGATGTAACTGTTAAAGTAGATCCCCATTTAAATGTTATCAAAAGCCATGAAATTGCTGATCAAATTGAACATATAATGAACGATGAGCATCAAATTAAAGATACGCTTGTTCATATTGAACCTGATGCATACGAAAAACAAAAATAA
- a CDS encoding methyl-accepting chemotaxis protein, with protein sequence MKRLSAKLVVFFSIFIAILLLVVSGAVYQFTKTQIEKDVEIQSQSQVKELKETIHTYLDMYSRSLLTYSENDVIVNFVKQEGDQTNQEKNPYFTWNTVQKEFTQFKEKYPNLALEYIGTKNKGMYSVPKQEFGSNYDPTSRVWYKQAVESPNEVIYTDPYEDAATKKTVVTIAKAILDPDTKNVLGVIATDLDLDALKNIVGKAEVNHGGYAFLFDQNGTALVHPTEAGKNLMNQPFMKKMYEADRNRDFMKYTFQGEERVMAYDTLEGTNWKIGNAFIYNEMLSSAHHLLTVIVWIALIGILLSVVLTIFFSRIITNPIRRLKNEVAKVTAGDLTVQVKTKSKDEIGELTHLFNDMVAKMKTLIGTVQTSVETVKTSVEDLSAVSEEATASSEEIGRAIHEIASGATQQASDADSTNHKTMSLSSQIEEVIEQNAQINKMTIEAVSINEKGLKQMQLLRSQTTESSQTIHAVQAVMEELTNKMKKIESIIFTINSISDQTNLLALNASIEAARAGEHGKGFAVVAEEVRKLAEQSSQATEQVRHTIAVIQGEVAAAREECNRTEELSKSQDFVVGDTERAFHEIATTIEQVAAAVEHVTSSMDSIDEHKEDVVAAIQSIAAIAQQSAAGTEEITASTEEQIRAISTVSQSAEHLQEISEELANLIRQFKIQ encoded by the coding sequence ATGAAGAGGTTAAGTGCAAAGCTCGTAGTATTTTTTAGTATTTTTATAGCTATTTTATTATTAGTTGTTTCAGGGGCTGTTTATCAATTTACCAAAACGCAAATAGAAAAAGATGTAGAAATTCAGTCTCAAAGTCAAGTGAAAGAGTTAAAAGAAACCATTCATACGTACTTAGACATGTATAGTCGTTCTTTGCTAACGTATAGTGAAAACGATGTAATTGTTAATTTTGTTAAGCAGGAAGGAGATCAAACAAACCAAGAGAAAAATCCGTATTTTACATGGAACACAGTTCAAAAAGAGTTTACGCAGTTTAAAGAAAAGTATCCAAACCTAGCACTTGAATACATAGGCACTAAAAATAAAGGAATGTATTCTGTTCCTAAACAAGAGTTTGGTTCAAACTATGATCCGACTTCAAGGGTATGGTACAAACAAGCAGTAGAATCACCTAATGAGGTTATTTATACGGATCCATATGAAGATGCAGCAACAAAAAAGACGGTCGTGACAATTGCAAAGGCTATTTTAGATCCAGATACTAAAAATGTGCTGGGCGTTATAGCTACTGATTTAGACTTAGATGCATTAAAAAACATTGTAGGTAAAGCAGAAGTAAATCACGGTGGGTATGCATTTTTATTTGATCAAAATGGCACAGCGCTCGTTCATCCAACAGAAGCTGGGAAAAATTTGATGAATCAGCCATTTATGAAAAAAATGTACGAAGCAGACCGGAATAGAGATTTCATGAAGTATACCTTTCAAGGTGAAGAGAGAGTGATGGCATATGATACTCTCGAAGGGACGAATTGGAAGATAGGAAATGCCTTTATTTATAATGAAATGCTCTCAAGCGCTCATCATTTACTGACTGTTATTGTCTGGATTGCGTTAATTGGCATCTTATTATCAGTGGTGTTAACCATCTTTTTCTCAAGAATTATTACTAATCCGATTCGCCGCTTGAAAAATGAAGTAGCCAAAGTAACAGCTGGCGATTTAACGGTTCAGGTGAAGACGAAGTCAAAAGATGAAATTGGTGAGCTTACTCATTTATTTAATGATATGGTAGCCAAAATGAAAACATTGATTGGCACGGTTCAGACATCTGTTGAGACAGTAAAAACGTCTGTTGAAGACTTGAGTGCCGTATCTGAAGAAGCAACTGCATCCAGTGAAGAAATCGGCCGGGCTATCCATGAGATTGCCAGCGGTGCCACGCAGCAAGCTTCTGACGCTGACTCTACTAATCATAAAACGATGAGTTTATCTTCGCAAATTGAAGAAGTCATTGAACAAAATGCACAGATTAATAAAATGACGATTGAAGCTGTAAGCATCAATGAAAAAGGTTTAAAACAGATGCAGCTCCTTCGCAGCCAAACCACTGAATCGTCTCAAACGATTCACGCTGTTCAAGCTGTAATGGAAGAGTTAACAAATAAGATGAAAAAAATTGAATCTATTATTTTCACGATTAATAGTATTTCAGATCAGACAAATTTACTTGCATTAAATGCTAGTATTGAAGCAGCTCGTGCAGGAGAACATGGCAAAGGATTTGCGGTAGTAGCTGAAGAAGTGCGAAAACTTGCTGAACAGTCCTCTCAGGCCACTGAACAAGTTCGTCATACGATTGCAGTGATTCAAGGTGAAGTCGCTGCTGCGCGTGAAGAATGCAACCGTACAGAAGAGCTTTCAAAGTCTCAAGACTTTGTGGTAGGAGATACAGAACGAGCTTTTCATGAAATTGCAACTACGATTGAACAAGTGGCGGCGGCTGTCGAACATGTGACAAGCAGCATGGACAGTATCGATGAGCATAAGGAAGACGTGGTAGCGGCAATTCAAAGCATAGCAGCCATTGCACAGCAATCAGCAGCAGGAACTGAAGAGATTACCGCTTCCACAGAAGAACAAATTAGAGCTATTTCTACTGTTTCTCAATCAGCGGAACATCTGCAAGAGATTAGTGAAGAATTGGCGAACTTGATTCGTCAATTTAAAATTCAATAG
- a CDS encoding RluA family pseudouridine synthase, with protein MSIHGQWLEDKIAKNDAGQTIEDYLKTKWRIPKKTLHQFRMKKNVLINGEPLPWRNTLKEHDKMSLPFFEAEPNEITPYNVDIEILFEDEHVLIVNKPINLDTHPSSEQDQKTLLNAVAAYFQKIGLKTKPRHVHRLDSDTSGAILFTKHFVASSVFDQLLAERKINRTYIAIVQGIIKKEDGIINEPIGRDRHHATRRRVSRTGQAAKTRYRVLKRNTAKNETLIELSLETGRTHQIRVHMSHIGYPLLGDTLYGGKRLKEQQQALHATKLSFIHPFTRQRVSAVAPLTQQVFSPYSKLFSY; from the coding sequence ATGAGTATACACGGCCAATGGCTAGAAGATAAAATCGCAAAAAATGATGCAGGGCAAACAATTGAAGATTATTTAAAAACGAAATGGCGTATTCCTAAAAAAACGCTGCATCAGTTTCGGATGAAGAAAAATGTGCTTATAAACGGCGAGCCTTTACCATGGAGAAACACTCTTAAGGAACATGATAAAATGTCACTTCCTTTTTTTGAAGCAGAGCCTAATGAAATAACACCTTACAATGTTGATATAGAGATTTTGTTTGAAGATGAGCACGTACTAATCGTAAACAAACCAATCAACCTAGATACTCACCCTTCATCAGAACAAGACCAAAAAACTCTTTTAAATGCTGTAGCTGCTTATTTTCAAAAAATAGGCCTCAAAACAAAGCCTAGACACGTTCACCGTTTGGACAGCGATACATCAGGTGCTATCTTATTCACGAAGCATTTTGTAGCAAGCTCTGTGTTTGATCAGCTGCTGGCTGAACGTAAAATTAATCGGACTTATATTGCCATCGTCCAAGGAATCATAAAAAAAGAGGACGGAATCATCAATGAACCCATTGGACGCGATCGTCATCACGCTACAAGAAGAAGAGTATCTAGAACGGGACAAGCTGCCAAAACACGTTATCGGGTGTTAAAACGCAATACGGCGAAAAACGAAACGCTTATTGAACTTTCGCTCGAAACCGGACGCACTCACCAAATTCGTGTTCATATGAGTCACATCGGCTATCCATTACTTGGTGATACTCTTTATGGAGGAAAGAGATTAAAAGAACAGCAGCAAGCTTTACATGCCACTAAGCTTTCTTTTATACACCCGTTTACACGTCAGCGCGTATCAGCTGTTGCACCTCTAACTCAGCAAGTCTTTTCGCCTTACAGCAAGTTGTTTTCTTATTAA
- a CDS encoding YhcU family protein has product MKIAQAAPPEMENYIEELTEQLRYDLLPRYVSVDKLNPDELLNPDYCTDHLYNGLLDEALQVISSLQTIIAVIEAIQHRPIEESDCEQFEKNIAILKKYGFLFPVSIECFAKENNLITYSYESFYNSYIN; this is encoded by the coding sequence ATGAAAATTGCCCAAGCAGCTCCGCCAGAAATGGAGAATTACATAGAAGAGTTGACTGAACAGCTTCGTTATGACTTGTTACCTCGGTATGTATCTGTAGATAAGCTTAATCCTGATGAATTATTGAACCCAGATTATTGTACAGACCATTTATATAATGGCTTACTCGATGAAGCATTGCAAGTCATTAGTAGCCTTCAGACAATAATTGCCGTGATTGAAGCGATCCAGCATCGGCCGATTGAAGAAAGCGACTGCGAGCAATTCGAAAAAAATATTGCAATTTTAAAAAAATACGGGTTCTTATTTCCTGTTTCCATTGAGTGTTTTGCAAAAGAAAACAATTTGATTACGTATTCGTATGAATCGTTTTATAATTCATACATAAATTGA
- a CDS encoding SurA N-terminal domain-containing protein yields MKKLMYTLLIGVIAAALTACGSNDDAKQSKSDDQKTAQTEKQKEAQEKQEKQAKEMQKKLDKQKVDEKKTVAVVNGKKVSGEEYNAALSSSQAQYQQMGQDPTSKEAAKQVKQQTIDNLVGQTLLLQEAENKGYKATDEEVNKKLKETKKQFKTDKQFKAALKDAGLTQSQLKSELADSIKYQQYVDKDIQTPEVTDKEIQDYYDQFAKQSQSQASGGKEQSQMPKLEDVKPQIKQQLEQQKKQEALEKKVEELKKNAKVEVKL; encoded by the coding sequence ATGAAAAAACTGATGTATACATTGCTCATTGGGGTAATTGCTGCAGCTTTAACAGCATGCGGTTCAAACGATGATGCAAAGCAATCAAAAAGTGATGATCAGAAAACTGCACAAACTGAGAAGCAAAAAGAGGCTCAGGAAAAGCAGGAAAAGCAAGCAAAAGAAATGCAGAAGAAATTAGATAAACAAAAAGTAGATGAGAAGAAAACCGTAGCGGTTGTAAACGGTAAAAAAGTTTCTGGTGAAGAATATAATGCGGCATTATCTTCATCACAAGCCCAATATCAACAAATGGGACAAGACCCAACATCTAAAGAAGCAGCTAAACAAGTAAAGCAGCAAACAATTGACAATTTAGTAGGGCAAACGCTGCTATTGCAAGAAGCTGAAAACAAAGGCTATAAAGCAACTGATGAAGAAGTAAATAAAAAGTTAAAAGAAACGAAAAAGCAGTTCAAAACAGATAAACAGTTTAAAGCGGCTTTAAAAGATGCAGGACTAACTCAATCACAATTAAAGTCTGAGCTGGCTGACAGCATTAAATATCAGCAGTACGTAGATAAAGACATTCAAACACCAGAAGTAACAGATAAAGAAATTCAAGATTATTACGATCAATTTGCAAAACAAAGCCAAAGTCAAGCAAGCGGCGGTAAAGAACAATCTCAAATGCCAAAGCTTGAAGACGTAAAGCCACAAATTAAGCAGCAGCTTGAACAACAAAAGAAACAAGAAGCATTGGAGAAAAAAGTTGAAGAACTTAAGAAAAATGCAAAAGTTGAAGTGAAGCTTTAA
- a CDS encoding L,D-transpeptidase: MKKVAVFFVGLVFLLAGMGLTGNASAASNQLIIINKSTNTLAFYDGGKLVRTFKVATGRQMSYTPEGTFSIVNKIKNRPYYKDNIRGGDPRNPLGDRWLGLNARGTYGTTYAIHGNNNPSSIGTYASSGCIRMYDEEVRWLFDRVQTGTKVVIGQFHSQSFDSIAVKNKYKVSSAPVAQNLCKTKKLSKGQIGFVTIQSPMVLLKEEKGKWIKIRTLNRGERYNVYKINGIKVSLGPGFIENYPNKKPSIKLDICK; this comes from the coding sequence ATGAAAAAGGTGGCTGTTTTTTTTGTTGGGCTTGTTTTTTTACTCGCGGGGATGGGTCTGACAGGCAATGCGTCTGCGGCGTCAAATCAACTTATTATTATTAACAAATCTACTAACACCCTTGCTTTTTATGATGGAGGAAAATTAGTCAGGACGTTCAAAGTTGCGACAGGGAGGCAGATGAGTTATACACCAGAGGGTACCTTTAGCATTGTGAATAAAATTAAAAACCGGCCTTATTATAAAGACAACATTCGGGGAGGAGATCCTAGGAATCCGCTAGGTGATCGCTGGCTAGGATTAAATGCGCGCGGAACATATGGAACGACGTATGCTATTCATGGAAATAATAATCCAAGTTCTATCGGGACTTACGCAAGTTCAGGGTGCATTCGTATGTATGATGAAGAGGTACGCTGGCTGTTTGACCGCGTTCAAACCGGTACAAAAGTGGTTATTGGTCAATTTCATTCTCAAAGTTTTGATTCAATCGCTGTTAAAAACAAATACAAAGTAAGCAGTGCTCCAGTGGCCCAGAATCTTTGTAAAACGAAAAAGCTCTCAAAAGGCCAAATTGGTTTTGTAACGATTCAATCACCGATGGTTTTGTTAAAAGAAGAAAAAGGAAAATGGATAAAGATTCGTACGTTAAATCGCGGGGAACGCTATAATGTATATAAAATAAATGGCATTAAAGTCTCTTTAGGGCCAGGATTTATTGAAAATTATCCCAATAAAAAACCATCCATAAAATTAGATATTTGCAAATAG
- a CDS encoding carbon-nitrogen hydrolase family protein, with translation MSTIDLSKFEKKMIIRNIKSDDIDEILALQKLSFPGMDPWKKEQLESHLAIFPEGQICAEYDGEIIGSCSSLIVNFDEYDDQHTWDDITDEGYITNHNPEGYNLYGIEVMVHPKYRGMKIGRRLYEARKDLARELNLKSIIIGGRIPNYHKHSAEMSPREYVEQVIHHKIYDPVLSFQLMNGFTLMRINPGYLPDDLASNKYATLMEWNNVDYVRRSKRHFKTSFPVRICVVQYMMKQINSFEEFATQVEYYTDVAYDAKADFCVFPEIFTTQLMSFLNEKIPSKAVQRVAEYTEEYIELFTNLAVKYNVNIIGGSHFVEEDNGDIFNIAYLFRRDGTIEKQYKVHITPNERKWWGISPGDKVEVFDTDCGKIAIQICYDIEFPELARIATDKGANIIFTPFCTEDRQGYLRVRYCSQARAIENQIYTVIAGTVGNLPETENMDIQYAQSAIFAPSDFEFARDGIVGECNPNIEMVVIGDVDLEILRRQRQSGTVRQLKDRRHDVYNIKYKK, from the coding sequence ATGTCTACAATAGATTTATCAAAATTTGAGAAAAAAATGATTATTCGTAACATCAAATCGGACGATATAGATGAAATTTTAGCACTTCAAAAGCTATCATTCCCCGGAATGGATCCGTGGAAAAAAGAACAGCTTGAAAGTCATCTGGCCATTTTTCCAGAAGGACAAATATGTGCAGAGTACGACGGGGAAATTATCGGATCTTGTTCAAGCTTGATTGTGAACTTTGATGAGTACGATGATCAGCATACGTGGGACGATATTACAGACGAAGGATACATTACAAATCATAACCCGGAAGGCTACAATCTGTATGGAATTGAAGTAATGGTTCATCCAAAGTATCGCGGCATGAAAATAGGACGCCGCTTATATGAAGCGCGTAAAGATTTAGCACGTGAATTGAACCTGAAAAGTATCATCATCGGAGGAAGAATTCCTAATTACCATAAGCATTCAGCTGAAATGTCGCCCAGAGAGTATGTAGAGCAAGTTATTCATCATAAAATTTATGATCCAGTGCTATCTTTTCAGCTAATGAACGGATTTACGCTTATGCGTATAAACCCTGGTTATCTTCCTGATGATCTAGCTTCTAATAAGTATGCAACTTTGATGGAATGGAACAACGTAGATTACGTTCGCCGCTCAAAACGCCATTTTAAAACATCATTCCCAGTGCGTATTTGTGTTGTTCAGTATATGATGAAACAGATCAATTCATTTGAAGAGTTTGCAACACAGGTAGAATATTATACAGATGTTGCTTATGATGCAAAAGCCGACTTCTGCGTATTCCCGGAAATTTTCACCACTCAGCTAATGTCTTTCTTGAATGAAAAGATTCCAAGCAAAGCGGTTCAGCGCGTAGCAGAATATACGGAAGAGTACATTGAGCTATTCACTAACTTAGCGGTTAAATATAACGTAAATATTATTGGAGGATCCCACTTCGTTGAAGAAGATAATGGAGATATTTTTAATATTGCCTATCTATTCCGCCGAGATGGAACAATTGAAAAGCAGTACAAAGTGCATATTACACCTAATGAAAGAAAATGGTGGGGAATTAGTCCAGGAGATAAAGTTGAAGTGTTTGATACAGATTGCGGTAAAATTGCGATCCAAATTTGCTATGATATTGAATTTCCGGAGCTTGCTCGTATTGCTACAGATAAAGGTGCAAATATCATTTTTACACCATTCTGTACGGAAGACCGTCAAGGCTATCTCCGCGTAAGATACTGCTCTCAGGCGCGCGCAATCGAAAACCAAATTTATACGGTTATCGCAGGTACAGTTGGAAACCTGCCTGAAACAGAAAACATGGACATTCAGTACGCTCAGTCTGCTATTTTTGCACCTTCTGACTTTGAATTTGCACGAGACGGCATTGTAGGAGAATGTAATCCTAATATTGAAATGGTAGTTATTGGAGACGTAGATTTAGAAATTCTTCGCCGCCAGCGTCAATCAGGAACGGTTCGTCAATTAAAAGACCGACGCCATGACGTTTACAATATTAAATATAAAAAATAA
- a CDS encoding glycerol-3-phosphate responsive antiterminator gives MSFHGQSVLPAVRDMKQLEKFLVSNYEYGVLLDNQVGMLKGIMKEVHKHEKKLIIHLDLIHGLKHDEYAVDFLCQEFKPAGIISTRTNVILKAKQRGIYAIQRVFLLDSTALKKSYELMKKVKPDYIELLPGIVPTLIQEVKAETGIPVLAGGLIRTEKEVRNALGAGASAVTTSNRELWSIST, from the coding sequence ATGAGTTTTCATGGACAATCGGTATTACCCGCTGTTCGAGATATGAAGCAATTGGAAAAGTTTTTAGTAAGTAATTATGAGTACGGAGTTCTTTTAGACAATCAAGTAGGCATGCTAAAAGGAATTATGAAAGAGGTCCATAAGCATGAAAAGAAGCTAATTATTCATTTAGATTTAATTCATGGCTTAAAGCACGATGAGTATGCGGTTGATTTTTTGTGTCAGGAGTTTAAGCCTGCAGGAATTATTTCGACAAGAACAAACGTCATTTTAAAAGCTAAACAAAGAGGGATTTATGCCATTCAACGGGTCTTTTTATTAGATAGCACGGCTTTGAAGAAAAGCTACGAGTTAATGAAGAAAGTAAAACCCGATTATATTGAGCTTCTTCCTGGAATAGTGCCCACTTTAATCCAAGAAGTCAAAGCTGAAACAGGCATTCCAGTGTTAGCTGGAGGTTTAATACGAACCGAAAAAGAAGTTCGAAATGCTTTAGGAGCCGGGGCTTCCGCTGTTACAACATCAAATAGAGAACTGTGGAGTATTTCAACTTAA
- a CDS encoding MIP/aquaporin family protein, with translation MQAFLGEIIGTMILIILGAGVCAGVNLKKSFAANSGWIVITMGWGMAVAMAAYAVGNMSGAHLNPALTVALAITGDFPWSQVPMYILAQFIGAILGATVVYLHYLPHWKETKDAGTKLGVFATGPAIANPFANVLSEAIGTFVLVVGILAIGANKFTDGLNPLVVGFLIVSIGLSLGGTTGYAINPARDLGPRIAHAILPIPGKGSSNWKYAWVPVVGPLVGGSIGAVFYQAAFLNKMSSSLWVVLSLALIVLAVIYAVSKQKAAQIQSAVVPKK, from the coding sequence ATGCAAGCATTCTTAGGAGAAATAATTGGAACAATGATTTTAATTATCCTTGGCGCTGGTGTATGTGCGGGCGTCAATTTAAAAAAATCGTTTGCTGCTAATTCAGGATGGATCGTTATCACAATGGGATGGGGAATGGCAGTAGCAATGGCAGCATATGCGGTTGGTAATATGAGTGGGGCACACTTAAATCCAGCGTTAACCGTAGCGCTTGCTATTACAGGGGATTTTCCGTGGTCACAAGTACCAATGTACATTTTAGCTCAGTTTATTGGAGCCATTCTTGGTGCAACAGTTGTATATTTACACTATCTTCCACACTGGAAAGAAACAAAAGATGCTGGTACAAAATTAGGTGTATTCGCAACGGGGCCAGCAATTGCTAACCCATTTGCAAACGTTTTAAGTGAGGCAATTGGAACGTTTGTATTAGTAGTAGGAATCCTAGCAATTGGAGCAAATAAATTTACAGATGGATTAAATCCTTTAGTAGTAGGATTTTTAATTGTAAGTATCGGTTTATCATTAGGAGGAACAACAGGCTATGCCATCAACCCGGCTCGTGATTTAGGACCTCGTATTGCTCATGCTATCTTGCCGATACCTGGCAAAGGCAGCTCGAACTGGAAATATGCTTGGGTGCCAGTAGTGGGTCCTTTAGTAGGCGGATCAATCGGGGCAGTATTTTACCAAGCGGCATTTTTAAATAAAATGTCAAGCAGCTTATGGGTTGTTTTAAGTCTAGCCCTGATTGTTTTAGCAGTTATCTACGCTGTTTCTAAACAAAAGGCAGCACAGATTCAATCAGCAGTAGTACCGAAAAAATGA